Proteins encoded within one genomic window of Candidatus Thiodiazotropha endoloripes:
- a CDS encoding efflux RND transporter periplasmic adaptor subunit yields the protein MYQSNRTVFGLALVCLSLSGCSEPPVTIQTDAVRPVKSFLIETTASGAIRTFPARIDAGRKAELAFRVSGVLKQVAVKEGDQVQAGQQVAALDPTDLQIVYNDRKANFDKAKRNFTRAKELIKKGNISKMDFDRLEADFKSSTASLEAAQQDLNYTKLTAPFNGTIARLNIENFEEIQAKQSILVLQDISELEVKFDVPESLLRGLTSEDRARAKDDVSVSVSFADIPGSSFPLTFREITTQADAKTQTFQITYTMQRVESANILPGMTAKVTVDFSKFDSGGSSVFTVPASAIVGDYKLDPQAWVIESESMTVLPRTVKVGRLSGENIEVLEGLMPGDRIVTAGTPFLVEGMKVRLMPDKEQAIQRPEDLNYQ from the coding sequence ATGTATCAGTCCAATCGTACCGTCTTCGGGTTAGCCCTGGTCTGTCTCTCTCTCAGTGGTTGCAGTGAACCCCCTGTCACCATTCAGACCGACGCGGTCCGTCCGGTAAAGAGTTTTCTGATTGAAACCACAGCCAGCGGTGCAATCCGTACCTTTCCGGCACGAATCGATGCCGGCCGTAAGGCGGAGCTCGCTTTTCGGGTTTCCGGTGTACTCAAGCAAGTGGCGGTCAAAGAGGGGGATCAGGTTCAGGCTGGACAACAGGTCGCTGCCCTCGATCCCACCGATCTGCAGATCGTCTATAACGATCGCAAAGCCAATTTTGACAAGGCCAAGCGCAACTTTACCAGAGCCAAGGAACTGATAAAAAAGGGCAATATTTCGAAGATGGATTTCGATCGACTTGAGGCGGACTTCAAAAGCTCCACGGCCTCCCTGGAGGCTGCCCAGCAGGATCTCAACTACACCAAGCTGACAGCGCCATTCAATGGCACCATCGCCCGGCTCAATATCGAAAACTTTGAAGAGATTCAGGCGAAGCAGTCGATCCTGGTGCTGCAGGATATCTCAGAGCTGGAGGTTAAATTCGATGTACCGGAAAGTCTGCTGCGGGGATTGACCTCCGAGGACCGGGCGAGAGCCAAAGACGACGTCTCGGTCAGTGTCTCGTTTGCCGACATTCCCGGCAGCAGTTTCCCACTGACCTTCCGTGAAATCACCACCCAGGCCGACGCCAAGACCCAGACCTTTCAAATCACCTACACCATGCAAAGAGTGGAGAGTGCCAATATCCTGCCAGGCATGACCGCCAAGGTGACTGTCGATTTCAGCAAATTCGACAGTGGCGGCAGCAGCGTCTTCACTGTACCCGCCAGTGCAATCGTTGGTGACTACAAACTGGATCCTCAAGCCTGGGTGATTGAATCCGAGAGTATGACGGTTCTGCCCCGAACCGTGAAGGTCGGACGCCTGTCGGGCGAAAATATAGAAGTTTTGGAAGGATTGATGCCCGGAGACAGGATCGTCACCGCCGGAACCCCGTTTCTGGTCGAAGGTATGAAGGTGCGGCTGATGCCGGACAAAGAACAGGCGATACAGCGACCTGAAGATCTGAACTACCAATAG
- a CDS encoding esterase/lipase family protein: MKLVKTLNILGLLDRTTIPYSLLSTLFTILLLSIMSSGCSLLEISQQSEGVNKAGTISGRVVIESGSDAPVTILLFTKQDFAPELERKYILQGDGEFRFYAEEGSYYVAAFQDTNRDSLYQQTEPATLYGGSDLFNATPVVLQPSNHVELDTLILKGPIAKKINRDNISFEIEQDHTGEVASLDDPRFSREIGSLGLWKPISFIDQVGIGLYMLSSPEAKRIPVIFIHGAGGTPLEFADLAKSLDSQRFQPWVLHYPSGLRLDIVSDYLVKSINQLESQYPFDNFYLIAHSMGGLVMRSTVKKYTESEHHPVIGLTMTINSPMDGMASAKFGARSSPIVIPSWRDIAQNSEFLTLIRGWPWPEEIPYHLVFSYQGGDSDDGVVDLESQIPLSLQAEATRLYGFNAGHATILTNPEFIQRFQNILDSSL, from the coding sequence ATGAAGCTTGTAAAAACCCTTAATATCCTCGGTTTATTAGATCGGACAACCATTCCGTATTCACTGTTGAGCACACTGTTTACGATACTGCTTCTGAGCATCATGAGCAGTGGCTGTTCACTGTTGGAGATCTCACAACAGAGCGAGGGTGTGAATAAGGCCGGGACCATCTCCGGTCGTGTCGTGATCGAGAGTGGCAGTGATGCGCCGGTGACGATTCTGCTTTTTACCAAACAGGATTTCGCACCGGAGCTGGAACGTAAGTATATCTTGCAGGGGGACGGGGAGTTTCGTTTCTACGCAGAGGAAGGTAGCTACTATGTCGCTGCTTTTCAGGATACCAACCGGGATAGTCTCTATCAGCAAACCGAACCGGCGACCCTGTATGGTGGTAGTGATCTGTTCAATGCCACGCCGGTGGTGCTGCAGCCAAGTAACCATGTGGAACTGGATACGCTGATACTCAAGGGCCCGATTGCCAAAAAAATAAACCGGGACAATATCTCTTTTGAAATTGAACAGGACCATACCGGTGAAGTTGCCTCACTGGATGATCCCAGATTCTCCCGTGAGATCGGTTCACTGGGATTGTGGAAGCCGATCTCTTTCATCGATCAGGTAGGTATCGGACTCTATATGCTCAGCTCACCGGAGGCGAAGCGGATCCCTGTGATTTTCATACATGGCGCTGGCGGGACACCCCTGGAGTTCGCCGATTTGGCAAAAAGCCTGGACAGCCAACGCTTTCAACCCTGGGTACTCCACTATCCAAGCGGTTTGCGATTGGACATCGTCAGCGACTATCTGGTGAAAAGCATCAATCAGCTGGAGAGTCAGTATCCGTTCGACAATTTCTATTTGATAGCCCACAGCATGGGTGGACTGGTGATGCGCTCAACGGTTAAGAAATATACCGAGAGTGAACATCATCCAGTGATCGGCTTGACCATGACCATCAACAGTCCCATGGATGGGATGGCGAGTGCCAAATTTGGTGCCCGGTCGTCACCGATTGTCATTCCCTCTTGGCGGGATATTGCACAGAACAGTGAGTTCCTCACCCTTATCAGGGGTTGGCCCTGGCCAGAGGAGATACCTTATCACCTGGTGTTCTCCTATCAGGGGGGTGATAGTGATGATGGGGTGGTTGATCTGGAGAGTCAGATTCCTTTGTCGTTGCAGGCTGAAGCAACACGGTTATACGGATTCAATGCCGGACACGCGACGATTCTAACCAATCCGGAGTTTATCCAGAGGTTTCAAAATATCCTCGACAGCAGCTTATAG
- a CDS encoding class I fructose-bisphosphate aldolase: protein MTDITTLLGSEAEQLLSHQCETIHQSMLHLPGADYVDRVVADKELKPGVLRSLQSLFNTGRMAGSGYLSILPVDQGVEHSGGASFAPNPIYFDPSKIVELAIEGGCNAVASTLGVLSSVSRRYAHKIPFLVKLNHNEMLTYPAIYDQTLFASVEQAFDMGAVAVGATIYYGSPESRRQIMEISEAFQQAHELGMVTVLWAYLRNSAFKVDGVDHHSAADLTGQANHLAATIGADIVKQKQAEGNKGYLAVKFGKTHDKVYSDLTSEHPIDLVRYQVANCYMGRAGLINSGGASSGQGDLAQAVRTAVINKRAGGMGMISGRKAFQRPMSEGVSLLNSIQDVYLDNSITIA from the coding sequence ATGACCGACATCACCACCCTACTCGGCTCTGAGGCGGAACAGCTGTTGAGCCACCAATGCGAGACCATACACCAATCCATGCTGCATCTTCCCGGTGCGGATTATGTGGACAGGGTTGTCGCCGACAAGGAGCTCAAACCCGGAGTACTGCGTAGCTTGCAGAGCCTCTTCAATACCGGTCGAATGGCAGGTAGTGGCTACCTCTCGATACTGCCGGTTGACCAGGGAGTTGAGCATTCGGGTGGTGCCTCCTTCGCACCGAATCCCATCTATTTCGATCCTTCAAAGATTGTCGAACTGGCCATCGAGGGGGGCTGCAATGCTGTCGCCTCAACCTTGGGGGTGCTGAGTTCGGTGTCACGGCGCTATGCCCACAAGATTCCCTTTCTGGTCAAGCTGAACCACAATGAAATGCTCACCTATCCGGCCATCTATGACCAGACCCTGTTCGCATCTGTGGAACAGGCATTCGATATGGGGGCGGTGGCGGTTGGCGCCACAATCTACTACGGCTCCCCGGAGTCGCGCCGCCAGATCATGGAGATCTCAGAAGCGTTTCAACAGGCTCATGAACTGGGCATGGTGACCGTACTCTGGGCCTATTTGAGAAACAGCGCCTTCAAGGTGGACGGAGTGGATCATCACTCTGCGGCAGACCTCACAGGTCAGGCCAACCATCTGGCAGCCACCATTGGGGCGGATATCGTTAAGCAGAAACAGGCCGAAGGCAATAAGGGGTATCTGGCGGTTAAATTCGGCAAGACTCACGACAAGGTCTACAGTGACCTCACCTCGGAGCACCCCATCGATCTGGTGCGATATCAAGTGGCCAACTGTTATATGGGACGCGCCGGCTTGATCAACTCCGGCGGTGCCTCCTCGGGCCAGGGGGACCTGGCACAGGCTGTACGTACTGCGGTGATCAACAAGCGGGCCGGTGGCATGGGCATGATCTCAGGGCGCAAGGCGTTCCAAAGACCTATGAGTGAAGGTGTGTCCCTGCTTAACAGCATTCAGGATGTCTACCTCGATAACAGCATTACCATCGCCTGA